Proteins encoded by one window of Deinococcus radiodurans R1 = ATCC 13939 = DSM 20539:
- a CDS encoding M17 family metallopeptidase — protein sequence MLRVEACEFPAALASAAAVAGWQDRRYKGQAAQDEETESTGEMQLHVSGLSAEEQQRTEGLLRGVTFARELTSAPANVLNPATLAREARGLASEHLQVEIWDESDIQARGMGLLLAVAAGSDLGPRLIRLTLPARGEKRRVIALVGKGITFDTGGYSLKTSAGMYGMKNDMGGAAAVLGAMAALAELREQVPEGVEVRAYVAAAENMVGPRAMRPGDIYRAANGKTVEVTNTDAEGRLVLGDALTVACDEGATEVIDLATLTGVKVSALGNDMAALFCNDRALAAGLEQAAESAGEMVWELPLHRPYLRGYQKNTLADLKNSDMQPAGASIKAALFLQEFVTRPWAHLDIAGNAEKDSVATGWGVGTLVEYVLAQG from the coding sequence GTGCTGCGCGTGGAGGCCTGCGAGTTTCCCGCCGCGCTGGCGAGCGCCGCCGCCGTGGCTGGCTGGCAGGACCGCCGTTACAAGGGGCAGGCGGCGCAGGACGAGGAGACCGAGTCAACCGGAGAGATGCAACTGCACGTCAGCGGCCTGAGCGCCGAGGAGCAGCAGCGCACCGAGGGCCTGTTGCGCGGCGTGACCTTCGCCCGCGAGCTGACGAGTGCGCCTGCCAACGTGCTCAACCCCGCCACCCTGGCACGCGAGGCGCGGGGGCTGGCGAGCGAGCACCTGCAAGTCGAAATCTGGGACGAGTCGGACATCCAGGCGCGCGGCATGGGCCTGTTGCTGGCGGTGGCGGCGGGCAGCGACCTGGGGCCGCGCCTGATTCGGCTCACCCTCCCGGCGCGGGGCGAAAAACGCCGGGTCATCGCGCTCGTCGGCAAGGGCATCACTTTCGACACCGGCGGCTACTCGCTCAAGACCTCGGCGGGCATGTACGGCATGAAAAACGACATGGGCGGCGCGGCGGCGGTGCTGGGGGCAATGGCGGCCCTCGCCGAGCTGCGGGAGCAGGTGCCGGAGGGCGTGGAGGTCCGCGCCTACGTCGCCGCCGCCGAGAACATGGTCGGCCCCCGCGCCATGCGCCCCGGCGACATCTACCGCGCCGCCAACGGCAAGACGGTGGAAGTCACCAACACCGACGCCGAGGGCCGCCTCGTGCTGGGCGACGCGCTGACGGTGGCCTGCGACGAGGGCGCGACCGAGGTGATCGACCTCGCCACGCTGACCGGCGTGAAGGTCTCGGCGCTCGGCAACGACATGGCCGCGCTGTTTTGCAATGACCGCGCCCTCGCCGCCGGGCTGGAGCAGGCCGCCGAAAGCGCCGGGGAAATGGTCTGGGAGCTGCCGCTGCACCGCCCTTACCTGCGCGGCTACCAGAAAAACACCCTGGCCGACCTGAAAAACAGCGACATGCAGCCCGCCGGAGCGAGCATCAAGGCCGCGCTCTTTTTGCAGGAGTTCGTCACCCGGCCCTGGGCACACCTCGACATCGCCGGCAACGCCGAAAAAGACAGCGTGGCGACCGGCTGGGGCGTGGGCACGCTGGTGGAGTACGTGCTGGCGCAGGGCTGA
- the panD gene encoding aspartate 1-decarboxylase encodes MERIMFRAKIHRATVTQADLDYVGSVTIDQDLLDAADILVNEKVDIWNITNGNRLHTYALSGPRGSGVIGINGAAAHLMRPGDMVIIAAFGNFSEEEARTLEPKVVLVDAKNRLLELQPV; translated from the coding sequence GTGGAACGCATCATGTTCAGGGCCAAGATTCACCGCGCGACCGTAACCCAGGCAGATCTGGATTACGTGGGCAGCGTGACCATCGATCAGGATTTGCTCGACGCTGCCGATATCCTGGTCAACGAAAAGGTGGACATCTGGAACATCACCAACGGCAACCGCCTGCACACTTATGCCCTGAGCGGCCCGCGCGGCAGCGGCGTGATCGGCATCAACGGCGCGGCGGCCCACCTGATGCGCCCCGGCGACATGGTGATCATCGCGGCGTTCGGCAACTTCTCCGAGGAAGAGGCACGGACGCTGGAACCGAAGGTGGTTTTGGTGGACGCTAAGAACCGTCTGCTGGAGCTGCAACCCGTCTAA
- a CDS encoding HD-GYP domain-containing protein — protein MFSPRPLLFLLLLLALVAVGYAVAHDQQGLMSGAALLIAVVSLSFRGIWRWAALLVYPLAFLASLALPGKEPPTVEMLVGGLLTIVALAWLLLRDQSQQQELEWRRKVVDALRTGSERLNEARNDEAIIRAGLNILVKLQVAPNLAFVAYRQGTPYVMAAQGAFNTFLNKPVYPSDNDSRSVQADHWVAEEVLALLSRAERQSYLVAEVYGRDSTHLGLLILARPTPQPFSAEERGVVQSFARLLGAQLGQERANRNLREANDLTLRSLGAALERRDDETGGHTARVVGLATRLAQRLGWDEEQVRALRWGAYLHDLGKIAIPDRILHKNGALDDQEKQVIRSHTTVGYEMLQDLHFLPAETLDLVRYHHERWDGTGYPSGLRGDNIPDAARIFSIVDVYDALTSERPYKSAWSPERALQEIRAGAGAHFDPQYVEAFLYLMAEQDDARLVH, from the coding sequence GTGTTTTCGCCTCGCCCCTTGCTGTTTTTACTGCTGCTGTTGGCCCTCGTGGCTGTCGGATACGCGGTAGCGCACGACCAGCAGGGGCTGATGAGCGGGGCGGCGCTGCTGATTGCCGTGGTGTCGCTCAGTTTCCGGGGAATCTGGCGCTGGGCGGCGCTTCTGGTGTATCCGCTGGCGTTCCTGGCGTCGCTGGCGCTTCCCGGCAAAGAGCCCCCCACCGTCGAGATGCTGGTGGGGGGGCTGCTCACTATCGTGGCGCTGGCGTGGCTGCTGCTGCGTGACCAGAGTCAGCAGCAGGAGCTGGAATGGCGGCGCAAGGTCGTGGACGCCCTGCGCACCGGCTCCGAGCGCCTCAACGAGGCCCGCAACGACGAGGCCATCATTCGCGCCGGGCTGAATATTCTGGTGAAGTTGCAGGTGGCGCCCAACCTCGCGTTCGTGGCCTACCGTCAGGGCACGCCGTATGTGATGGCCGCGCAGGGAGCGTTCAACACGTTCCTGAACAAGCCGGTCTACCCCAGCGACAATGACAGCCGCTCGGTGCAGGCCGATCACTGGGTCGCCGAGGAAGTGCTCGCCCTGCTCAGCCGCGCCGAGCGCCAGAGTTACCTCGTGGCCGAGGTGTATGGCCGTGATTCTACTCATCTGGGCCTGCTAATCCTGGCCCGGCCCACGCCGCAGCCTTTTTCCGCCGAGGAGCGCGGTGTGGTGCAGTCGTTTGCCCGGCTGCTCGGCGCGCAGCTTGGCCAGGAGCGCGCCAACCGCAACCTGCGCGAAGCCAACGACCTCACCCTGCGTTCGCTGGGCGCGGCCCTGGAACGCCGCGACGACGAAACCGGCGGGCACACCGCACGGGTGGTCGGCCTCGCCACCCGGCTGGCCCAGCGCCTCGGCTGGGACGAGGAGCAGGTGCGGGCACTGCGCTGGGGCGCTTACCTCCACGACCTCGGCAAAATCGCTATTCCCGACCGGATTCTGCACAAGAATGGGGCGCTCGACGACCAGGAAAAACAGGTCATCCGTTCGCACACCACGGTCGGCTACGAGATGCTGCAAGACCTCCACTTTCTGCCCGCCGAGACGCTCGACCTGGTGCGTTACCACCACGAGCGCTGGGACGGCACCGGCTACCCTTCGGGCCTGCGCGGCGACAATATTCCCGACGCGGCGCGCATTTTCAGCATCGTGGACGTGTACGACGCCCTAACCAGCGAGCGGCCCTACAAGTCCGCCTGGAGCCCCGAGCGCGCCTTGCAGGAGATTCGCGCCGGGGCCGGAGCCCATTTCGACCCGCAGTATGTGGAGGCGTTCCTCTACCTGATGGCCGAGCAGGACGACGCCCGGCTGGTGCACTGA
- a CDS encoding TetR/AcrR family transcriptional regulator, producing the protein MVNTVRFQAQAVKTYTVRSMPYPAKLSRESVLDAAQQLVEEQGAEALTMRTLAERLEVRPSSLYRHFAHREALLWAIGEQAARGLQQALQDAAAGQPARPALDAAARAYLAYARQHPHLYALLLTTPPELTPEQLAASAGKHLWNTLLALVGSLSGNPDDTPNAVALWTFLHGYAELERSGMFGASGPQGGLDIGLNALLGQMEGEAPAKT; encoded by the coding sequence ATGGTGAACACTGTACGTTTTCAAGCACAGGCCGTCAAGACGTACACTGTTCGCTCGATGCCCTATCCCGCCAAACTGTCGCGTGAAAGCGTGCTGGACGCCGCCCAACAGCTCGTGGAGGAGCAGGGGGCCGAAGCGCTGACGATGCGGACCCTCGCCGAGCGGCTGGAGGTGCGCCCCAGCAGCCTTTACCGGCATTTCGCCCACCGGGAGGCCCTGCTGTGGGCCATCGGGGAGCAGGCAGCGCGGGGGCTGCAACAGGCCCTCCAAGATGCTGCCGCTGGGCAGCCCGCCCGCCCGGCGCTCGACGCGGCGGCGCGGGCTTACCTCGCTTATGCCCGACAGCACCCGCACCTCTACGCCTTGCTGCTCACCACACCGCCCGAACTGACCCCCGAGCAGTTGGCAGCGAGCGCCGGCAAGCACCTCTGGAACACGCTGCTTGCCCTGGTCGGCTCACTCAGCGGCAACCCCGACGACACCCCGAATGCGGTGGCCCTGTGGACCTTTTTGCATGGCTACGCGGAACTCGAACGCAGTGGGATGTTCGGCGCGAGCGGACCGCAGGGTGGGCTGGACATCGGCCTGAACGCGCTGTTGGGGCAGATGGAGGGCGAAGCGCCGGCCAAAACCTGA
- a CDS encoding SRPBCC family protein produces MKTNIVFLGMGLLGLMAWAAGQRHDVEAATVVNASPERVWEVLTDTAAYAEWNPVIVRLSGELRPGATIEFVNRGPGGR; encoded by the coding sequence ATGAAAACGAACATTGTATTTCTTGGGATGGGCTTGCTCGGTTTAATGGCCTGGGCCGCCGGGCAGCGGCACGACGTGGAGGCCGCAACCGTAGTGAATGCTTCACCCGAACGCGTATGGGAAGTCCTCACCGATACGGCGGCCTATGCCGAGTGGAACCCGGTCATCGTGCGCTTGAGCGGCGAGTTGCGTCCGGGGGCGACCATCGAATTCGTGAACCGGGGGCCGGGCGGGAGATGA
- a CDS encoding alpha-amylase family glycosyl hydrolase has protein sequence MYPTATLSAQHDHTPGYTERLGALLGGHVRVRLRTTLPVLGVRLKVVQIGEIETLPAREVTGLQGEGRWFEADLPLHEARVRYAWHLDLPGDHLNLTRLGLHHARRGFRSWFQYLAGYQAPEWAWKSVFYQIFPDRFRNGDSTNDVQTGEYLYEGRPVEKVEWTHPVDAWGDIHGHYGGDLAGITQAVPYLQALGVTGLWLTPIFTSPSNHRYDITDYRAIDPHLGGDAAWDALVQATDAAGIRIVLDGVFNHMGNENALFQAALAAEDAPERAMFTWRDTPGKPPYHSFFDVATLPKIDYANERAVEEFFSGERSVVRHWLRRGAAGWRLDVAHMLGKGGTEEDNLALHRVLKAAARQEKADAYVFGERFYDPELALDGQGEDGAMNYHGFGLPVMQWLAGATYFNEPSRLDGTELAEILWDAYHALPPQAALNMFNLLESHDIGRALWRLGGDRTKYRAALTLLLAYAGVPCLYYGSEIGLSQSRDGNMPWCREPMPWDEARWDMELLAHVKALVKVRRETPVLHTGALQFIHAEPDALAFLREVTGPDGAAERVVALASRRAGAHPVTFTLPAGEWQDALSGERLGGGEVTLDAAGGQLLLSLPLSR, from the coding sequence ATGTACCCCACCGCCACCCTGAGTGCCCAGCACGACCACACCCCCGGTTACACCGAACGCCTCGGTGCGCTCCTCGGCGGGCACGTCCGCGTGCGGCTGCGGACCACCCTGCCGGTCCTGGGCGTGCGGCTCAAAGTCGTGCAGATCGGTGAAATCGAGACTCTTCCCGCCCGCGAGGTGACGGGCTTGCAGGGCGAAGGCCGCTGGTTCGAGGCCGACCTGCCGCTGCACGAGGCCCGCGTGCGCTACGCCTGGCACCTCGACCTGCCTGGCGACCACCTCAACCTGACCCGGCTGGGGCTGCACCACGCGCGCCGGGGCTTTCGCTCGTGGTTTCAGTACCTCGCGGGCTATCAGGCGCCCGAGTGGGCCTGGAAGTCGGTCTTTTATCAGATTTTCCCCGACCGCTTTCGCAACGGTGATTCCACGAACGACGTGCAGACCGGCGAATACTTGTACGAAGGCCGCCCGGTGGAAAAGGTGGAGTGGACGCACCCGGTTGACGCCTGGGGCGATATTCACGGGCACTACGGCGGCGACCTCGCGGGCATCACGCAGGCGGTGCCGTATTTGCAGGCGCTCGGCGTGACCGGGCTGTGGCTCACGCCGATTTTCACCTCGCCGAGCAACCACCGCTACGACATCACCGATTACCGCGCCATTGACCCCCACCTCGGCGGGGACGCCGCGTGGGACGCGCTGGTGCAGGCGACGGACGCGGCGGGCATCCGCATCGTCCTTGACGGGGTGTTCAACCATATGGGCAACGAAAACGCGCTGTTTCAGGCCGCGCTCGCTGCCGAGGACGCCCCCGAGCGGGCCATGTTCACCTGGCGCGATACGCCGGGCAAGCCGCCCTACCACTCCTTTTTCGACGTGGCGACGCTGCCCAAAATCGACTACGCCAACGAGCGGGCGGTGGAGGAGTTTTTCAGCGGCGAGCGCAGTGTGGTCCGGCACTGGCTGCGGCGCGGCGCGGCGGGCTGGCGGCTGGACGTGGCGCACATGCTCGGCAAGGGCGGCACCGAGGAAGACAATCTGGCGCTGCACCGCGTGCTCAAGGCGGCGGCGCGGCAGGAAAAGGCCGACGCCTACGTGTTCGGCGAGCGCTTCTACGACCCCGAACTCGCGCTCGACGGGCAGGGCGAAGACGGCGCGATGAACTACCACGGTTTTGGCCTCCCGGTGATGCAGTGGCTGGCGGGCGCGACCTATTTCAACGAACCGAGCCGCCTGGACGGCACTGAACTCGCCGAAATTCTCTGGGATGCGTACCACGCGCTGCCACCGCAGGCCGCGCTGAACATGTTCAACCTGCTCGAATCGCACGACATCGGGCGGGCGCTGTGGCGGCTGGGGGGCGACCGCACCAAGTACCGCGCCGCACTCACGCTGCTGCTCGCCTACGCGGGCGTGCCGTGCCTGTACTACGGGAGCGAAATCGGCCTCTCGCAGTCGCGCGACGGCAACATGCCGTGGTGCCGCGAGCCGATGCCCTGGGACGAGGCGAGGTGGGACATGGAGCTGCTCGCCCATGTCAAAGCTCTGGTGAAGGTTCGCCGCGAGACGCCCGTGTTGCACACCGGGGCCCTTCAGTTCATCCACGCCGAGCCGGACGCCCTCGCCTTCCTGCGCGAAGTGACCGGGCCGGACGGCGCGGCGGAGCGGGTGGTCGCCCTCGCCAGCCGCCGGGCCGGGGCACATCCGGTGACCTTCACCCTCCCGGCGGGCGAGTGGCAAGACGCCCTGAGCGGCGAGCGGCTCGGCGGGGGAGAGGTCACGCTGGACGCGGCGGGCGGGCAGTTGCTGCTCAGTTTGCCTCTCAGTCGCTGA
- a CDS encoding AfsR/SARP family transcriptional regulator, translating into MSDLRALVLSGHIAEAAEVLASLTEPQTADLTWGGYALLILGQRPQAELLLRRASAQGGVQARIFLTVLELEQGALDRAQALLDAAEPELSGPEEEAMYWRERARLLTVRGESREAVMNAALRAWDACALAAPAIQVAVAQYLGFLWTYYDEPAAALPYLEFAQEQALPHQLDAVRLTTAEALLDVGRPEEARQQWQAIESPLYAWNAQLLEANDLSVRGDVAGALALLEDLSAATWPHPRSEVVILRQLLSVQLLLGSPQFGATLARARHLTLTPYDEQFLDSLEGLALARAGAPGGLPLLRRVAEQQEAAGAGQGAVLTRLALAAYEPQATDAHLGRAAELAAALPLSLRRRQLRAEQYGPLLSGAVTALQARPPGDEARQLLLSETPGPALRLSTLGRGELVRNGEAVRLRMTRTPEILAYLLLNGPARLPELLLDLFPEVPAARAQNYFHQLRSDLAARVPEVQITYHKGTRLYRLETAAPLVWDVAEVRAHLQGEDVDAGGLLGLSFDPFLPQADSEWAASFRQQLSDEVVQAGMTGAHDLLRRGEAESALRLSEKLLALDPLSPALLALSVQAEAAAHGPDHARQRLHRARQVALQELGEVPAELTGDLSD; encoded by the coding sequence ATGTCCGACCTTCGCGCCCTGGTGCTCTCGGGGCACATCGCCGAGGCTGCCGAAGTGCTGGCGAGCCTGACGGAGCCGCAAACGGCGGACCTGACCTGGGGCGGCTACGCCCTGCTCATTCTGGGTCAACGGCCTCAGGCCGAGCTGCTGCTGCGCCGCGCCTCCGCGCAGGGCGGCGTGCAGGCACGCATCTTCCTGACGGTGCTTGAACTCGAGCAAGGCGCCCTCGACCGGGCGCAGGCGCTGCTCGACGCCGCCGAGCCCGAACTGAGCGGCCCCGAGGAAGAAGCGATGTACTGGCGCGAGCGGGCGCGTTTGCTGACGGTGCGCGGGGAGAGCCGCGAGGCCGTGATGAACGCCGCGCTGCGCGCCTGGGACGCCTGCGCCCTGGCCGCCCCCGCGATTCAGGTGGCGGTGGCGCAGTACCTCGGTTTTCTGTGGACCTACTACGACGAGCCCGCCGCCGCGCTGCCGTACCTCGAATTCGCGCAGGAACAGGCCCTGCCGCACCAGCTCGACGCCGTGCGGCTGACCACCGCCGAGGCGCTGCTCGACGTGGGCCGCCCTGAAGAAGCTCGGCAGCAGTGGCAGGCCATCGAGTCGCCGCTCTACGCCTGGAACGCGCAGTTGCTGGAAGCCAACGACCTCAGCGTGCGGGGCGACGTGGCCGGGGCGCTCGCCCTGCTCGAAGACCTGAGCGCCGCGACCTGGCCGCACCCGCGCAGCGAAGTGGTCATTTTGCGGCAACTGCTCAGTGTGCAACTGTTGCTCGGCAGCCCGCAGTTCGGGGCCACGCTGGCGCGGGCGCGGCACCTGACGCTCACCCCCTACGACGAGCAGTTTCTCGATTCGCTCGAAGGGCTGGCCCTCGCGCGGGCCGGAGCGCCGGGCGGCCTCCCCTTGCTGCGGCGGGTGGCCGAGCAGCAGGAAGCGGCGGGGGCCGGGCAGGGCGCGGTGCTGACCCGGTTGGCGCTGGCCGCCTACGAGCCGCAAGCAACGGACGCCCACCTCGGGCGAGCGGCTGAACTCGCGGCGGCGCTGCCCCTGTCGCTGCGGCGCCGGCAGTTGCGGGCCGAGCAGTACGGCCCCCTGCTGAGCGGAGCGGTGACGGCTTTGCAGGCGCGGCCCCCCGGCGACGAAGCGCGGCAACTGCTGCTCAGCGAAACGCCGGGGCCGGCGCTGCGGCTGAGCACCCTGGGGCGCGGCGAGCTGGTACGCAATGGCGAGGCGGTGCGGCTGCGGATGACCCGTACGCCGGAAATCCTCGCCTACTTGCTGCTGAACGGTCCAGCCCGCTTGCCGGAACTGCTGCTTGACCTCTTCCCCGAGGTGCCCGCTGCCCGTGCTCAGAACTACTTTCACCAGCTTCGCAGCGACCTCGCCGCGCGGGTGCCCGAAGTCCAGATCACGTACCACAAAGGCACCCGGCTCTACCGCCTCGAAACGGCGGCCCCGCTGGTGTGGGACGTGGCGGAGGTGCGGGCGCACTTGCAGGGTGAGGACGTGGATGCCGGGGGACTCCTCGGCCTCTCCTTCGATCCTTTCCTGCCGCAGGCCGACAGCGAGTGGGCCGCGTCCTTCCGGCAGCAGCTCAGCGACGAGGTGGTGCAGGCAGGCATGACCGGCGCGCACGATCTGCTGCGGCGCGGGGAGGCGGAGAGCGCCCTGCGGCTGAGCGAGAAGCTGCTCGCCCTCGACCCGCTCAGCCCGGCCCTCCTCGCCCTGAGCGTGCAGGCCGAGGCCGCCGCGCACGGTCCCGACCACGCCCGGCAGCGGCTGCACCGCGCCCGGCAGGTGGCCCTTCAGGAGCTCGGCGAGGTGCCTGCCGAACTGACGGGAGACCTCAGCGACTGA
- a CDS encoding NADH-quinone oxidoreductase subunit 15 has translation MANADKAALYRQWVELLGWLGDEARSRGLSIDKVADFPDYIYRMERPYDLPTTVMSVNVSQDGQALLVAAVSPRHVDLGGISLRLMGGSKHWHLHAGAGGLLEGKRPFTRERLSVLLDGVMRGNGTVAV, from the coding sequence ATGGCAAACGCAGACAAGGCGGCGCTGTACCGGCAGTGGGTCGAACTTCTGGGCTGGCTGGGCGACGAGGCACGCTCACGCGGCCTGAGCATCGACAAGGTGGCCGACTTTCCCGACTACATCTACCGCATGGAGCGCCCCTACGACCTGCCGACCACCGTCATGAGTGTGAATGTCAGCCAGGATGGGCAGGCCCTGCTGGTGGCCGCCGTCAGCCCGCGCCACGTGGACCTCGGCGGCATCAGCCTGCGCCTGATGGGCGGCTCCAAGCACTGGCACCTGCACGCGGGCGCGGGTGGCCTGCTCGAAGGCAAACGCCCGTTTACCCGCGAGCGCCTGAGCGTGCTGCTCGACGGCGTAATGCGCGGCAACGGCACTGTGGCGGTGTAA